From a region of the Chroicocephalus ridibundus chromosome 8, bChrRid1.1, whole genome shotgun sequence genome:
- the LOC134519512 gene encoding vitellogenin-2-like isoform X2, with translation MRGLILALVLALVGGQKQDLEPVFHTGKTYLYGYESFILHGLPGRGLAMAGVRLTCKLEISRVSHSDHLLQIRSPKLEEFNGFWPTDPFTPSPRLTDTIAACFSQAFRFEYTEGRVGSIFAPEDCPILCTNLVRGILNMMQMTIKKSQNVYELQEAGIEGICQTRYVIQDDSKNNRATISKSKDLMDCQEKAVKNMGMAYIRPCPTCPLKARNIKGTVTFTYKMKYDDSGALMTSATSKQVYQISPFNEPNGAAVTEARQELSLVDIKRTSISAPKTQLQNQGSLRYHFAGELVQMPIPLIRIKNPDLQLTETLRQLVQNNQEGATKEASAKFLQMVQLFRIVTLGQIESLWVQFAHELPYRHWFLSAICAAGATDTFRFLKQKIHDEKLNIWEAAATLPLAFHFVTPNKQTLEVASTFLTCPQIQKASMHRIIVYLGYGSMVNKYCAQISLCPNELLQPLHDLATEATSKGDAKDMALALKAIGNAGEPASIKRVLKFLPTFSLAAASLPNRIHVDAVLALRKIARKDPAKVREISLQVFMDNTLAPNVRMVACVVLFETKPALPTVTAMASSLLTEPSLQVASFTYSHMKALAVGRIPQLYNLSAACNIAIKLLSPRLDRLSYRYSKVIHVGDYSSEYQAGAIWRVYLMNSPSTMFPSDIITKVRGYYANTATDIIEVALRSQGLTKLIRKQNIPFAEYDTYKTLKELGKTLLGWKELPPEDALMSAYVKVLGQEIAFTDIDKDAIQQTMTSLTGSSNWQPVVKKVVEEVQRGISGQWTLPAMVAELRHIVPTVVGVPLELSLCGAALAQAAADVDIQMSPPLPDNFRPSQLLETNMDIHADIKPKAYFHMIAMMGINTQYFQSGLEFHAELSANTTMKFDARINMKEKNLKIEMPPCHQEVELAAVRSEVFAISRNMEKVDSEKKSQLLPNGEVPSISDQPFQPSERSSRPGSWKQSNIPSVISKGYQHGSEEAHHHSVGGRSYARVFCRKFESLGCSACLSLKSQSSAFLRKTFLHKLAGELEAKIVLKPVHTDADIDKIQLEIQAGSKAASKIMEVGSSGSKEEDETSLYKDIQAKLKKILGIENVFKVANKTRRRTKRIHREEKTAVTDLRAAHSATPFSSSSSSSTASSADGKEPGNEHKKDEIHESGKKRGSSRSSSGRRSSSSSASSKICSSSSGEDHSGDRHCRGNSEYSNQQANLPIYRFWFKPAEEQDPGRQALNSSISSSYSSASDEGISGAISQPKFLGDSKPPVLAAVLHAIHRNEQPTGLQLVLYTDTQPTRSRIQMFVSSITGSSRWKLCADASVINSHKVSGSLKWGKDCQDYQTATQIATGQFAAYPAVQVKLEWPKVPSTVRTTAKWFYSFIPGAAYVLGYSQRQQHSPSHQATLVMALTSPRTCDMVLKLPELTIYDRAIRLPLPFPSSPGTPISTLPSPDRNVFSQATLSVIENLKARCSVFQNTVTTFNGVEFNYSMPTNCYHVLVQDCSPELKFLVMMKRPDESADLTAINVKLASHEVDMYVSNGLIQLKINGVQAPTDVPYTSNSDASMLISREKEGLSLKAPDYGIDKLYYDGHRLEIQVAFWMAGKTCGICGKYDAEKEREYQMPSGYLAKDAVSFGQSWIISEDPCAGACKLQRKFVKIEKPVAFEKAAAKCFSVEPVLHCVEGCSATRTVPVSVGFHCVPADSALSLEGQIRLDQKSEDVVSTVSAHTACSCHQQPCPA, from the exons ATGAGGGGACTCATCCTGGCCCTGGTGCTCGCCCTCGTGG GGGGCCAGAAGCAGGACCTCG agcCTGTTTTCCATACCGGCAAGACCTACCTGTATGGCTACGAGAGCTTCATCCTGCACGGGCTGCCCGGCAGAGGCCTGGCGATGGCGGGGGTGAGGCTGACCTGCAAGCTGGAGATCAGCCGTGTGTCGCACAGCGACCACCTTCTCCAG ATTCGATCACCAAAGCTGGAGGAATTCAATGGCTTCTGGCCCACAGACCCCTTCACTCCATCCCCGAGACTCACAGACACCATTGCTGCATGCTTCAGCCAAGCCTTTAGGTTTGAATACACTGAGGGAAGGGTTGGAAGTATTTTTGCCCCTGAGGACTGTCCCATCCTGTGCACTAACCTCGTGAGAGGGATTCTGAACATGATGCAGATGACCATCAAAAAGTCACAGAATGTGTATGAACTACAggag GCTGGGATTGAAGGCATCTGCCAAACCAGATATGTTATCCAGGACGACAGCAAGAATAACCGTGCCACCATTTCCAAAAGCAAGGACCTGATGGACTGCCAGGAGAAAGCGGTGAAGAACATGGGAATGGCGTACATCCGCCCCTGCCCCACCTGCCCCCTG AAAGCCAGAAACATTAAGGGCACGGTGACGTTCACTTACAAGATGAAGTATGATGACAGCGGGGCCTTGATGACGTCTGCTACATCCAAGCAGGTGTACCAGATCTCTCCCTTCAACGAACCCAACGGGGCAGCAGTCACAGAGGCAAG ACAAGAACTGTCTTTGGTCGACATTAAAAGGACTTCCATCAGTGCACCAAAAACTCAGCTGCAAAACCAGGGGAGTCTTCGTTATCACTTCGCAGGAGAGCTAGTCCAGATGCCAATTCCTCTAATACGGATTAAAAATCCAGATTTACAG ttaaCAGAAACACTGCGGCAATTGGTTCAGAATAACCAGGAAGGAGCCACTAAAGAAGCTTCAGCCAAGTTCTTACAAATGGTCCAGCTTTTTCGTATAGTGACCCTTGGCCAAATTGAGTCTTTGTGGGTGCAATTTGCCCATGAACTTCCCTACAG gCACTGGTTCCTGAGTGCCATCTGTGCTGCTGGAGCTACTGACACATTCAGATTCCTGAAGCAAAAAATTCATGATGAGAAGCTGAACATCTGGGAAGCAGCTGCAACTCTCCCTCTCGCCTTCCATTTTGTTAcacccaacaaacaaaccctaGAAGTTGCCTCA actTTTCTGACCTGTCCCCAAATCCAGAAAGCATCAATGCATCGAATAATTGTTTACCTGGGATACGGTAGCATGGTAAATAAGTACTGTGCTCAGATTTCACTTTGTCCAAATGAACTTCTTCAG CCACTCCACGACCTCGCTACTGAAGCCACCAGCAAAGGTGATGCCAAAGACATGGCCTTGGCCCTGAAAGCCATTGGCAACGCAGGAGAGCCGGCCAGTATCAAACGCGTCCTCAAGTTTTTGCCAACATTTTCCCTGGCTGCAGCTTCATTACCAAACAGAATTCATGTTGATGCTGTGTTGGCCTTGAGGAAAATTGCCAGAAAAGACCCGGCAAAA GTAAGGGAGATCTCCCTCCAGGTCTTTATGGACAACACACTTGCTCCTAACGTCCGAATGGTGGCTTGTGTTGTCCTCTTCGAAACTAAGCCTGCTCTTCCAACTGTAACAGCTATGGCCAGCTCGCTGCTGACGGAGCCCAGCTTACAAGTAGCCAGTTTCACATATTCACACATGAAGGCTTTGGCAGTAGGCAGGATCCCACAGCTCTATAATCT ATCTGCTGCTTGCAACATTGCCATTAAACTACTGAGCCCCAGACTTGACAGGCTGAGCTATCGTTACAGCAAGGTCATTCACGTCGGCGATTACTCCT CTGAGTATCAGGCTGGTGCCATTTGGAGGGTCTATCTAATGAACAGTCCCAGCACCATGTTTCCATCCGATATAATCACAAAAGTAAGAGGATATTATGCAAATACTGCAACAGATATTATCGAG GTGGCTCTCCGGTCACAAGGCCTAACCAAGCTTATCAGGAAGCAGAATATTCCCTTTGCCGAGTATGATACATACAAGACACTGAAGGAACTCGGTAAAACG CTTCTGGGATGGAAAGAACTGCCTCCTGAAGACGCTCTGATGTCTGCTTATGTCAAAGTATTGGGCCAAGAGATCGCCTTTACTGACATTGATAAAGATGCCATTCAGCAGACCATGACG agtTTAACTGGATCATCAAACTGGCAGCCAGTGGTGAAAAAAGTGGTGGAAGAGGTCCAGCGAGGCATTTCAGGTCAATGGACCCTGCCGGCAATGGTGGCCGAGCTACGGCACATTGTCCCCACGGTGGTCGGTGTGCCGCTGGAGCTGAGTCTGTGCGGCGCCGCgctggcccaggctgcagcagacG TGGATATACAGATGTCACCACCATTACCTGACAACTTTAGACCTTCACAGTTGTTGGAAACCAACATGGATATTCATGCTGACATCAAGCCAAA GGCATATTTTCATATGATTGCAATGATGGGGATTAATACACAATACTTTCAGAGTGGTCTTGAATTTCATGCAGAGTTGAGTGCCAACACTACAATGAAATTTGATGCCAGGataaatatgaaagagaaaaatctgaagatTGAAATGCCTCCCTGCCATCAGGAGGTTGAGCTCGCAGCTGTGAG GAGTGAAGTTTTTGCTATTTCACGGAACATGGAAAAAGTAGATTCCGAAAAGAAATCCCAGCTTCTCCCCAACGGAGAAGTACCAAGTATCTCTGACCAGCCATTTCAGCCATCAGAAAGATCTTCAAGACCTGGCAGCTGGAAG cAAAGCAACATTCCTAGTGTGATATCCAAAGGATACCAGCATGGTTCAGAAGAGGCACATCACCACAGTGTAGGAGGAAGATCTTACGCCCGCGTCTTCTGTAGAAAATTTGAGAGTTTGGGATGTTCTGCTTGTCTCAGCCTAAAGTCACAAAGTTCTGCTTTCTTAAGAAAAACCTTTCTGCACAAATTAGCTGGAGAACTTGAAGCCAAAATAGTTTTGAAGCCAG TTCACACAGATGCTGATATTGACAAAATACAGCTGGAGATTCAGGCAGGATCCAAAGCAGCTTCCAAAATAATGGAGGTAGGAAGCTCAGGGTCCAAGGAAGAGGATGAGACATCTCTGTATAAGGACATACAAGCGAAACTGAAGAAGATTCTAGGCATTGAAAATGTATTCAAG GTCGCAAATAAAACACGGCGCCGTACGAAACGGattcacagagaagaaaagactgcAGTTACAGACCTCCGGGCAGCGCACAGTGCAACCCCCTTCTCCAGCTCATCCTCTTCTTCCACTGCTTCCTCTGCTGATGGCAAAGAGCCTGGAAATGAACATAAGAAAGACGAAATACATGAGTCTGGGAAGAAGcgcggcagcagcaggagcagcagcggcaggagaagcagcagcagctctgctagCAGTAaaatctgcagcagcagcagtggagaAGACCACTCTGGAGACAGGCACTGCAGGGGGAACAGTGAATATTCCAACCAACAG GCAAATCTACCTATTTACCGGTTTTGGTTCAAGCCAGCAGAAGAACAG GACCCAGGAAGGCAAGCCCTGAACAGCAGCATCAGCTCTTCCTATTCTTCAGCTAGTGATGAAGGCATCTCTGGAGCCATATCTCAG CCTAAATTCCTGGGAGACAGCAAGCCACCAGTACTGGCTGCAGTCCTTCATGCCATCCACAGAAACGAGCAGCCGACAGGATTACAGCTTGTACTGTACACGGACACACAACCCACGAGATCAAGGATACAGATGTTTGTTTCAAGCATCACAGGATCAAGTAGATGGAAACTCTGTGCTGATGCTTCAGTAATAAATTCCCATAAAGTATCC GGTTCTCTTAAATGGGGTAAAGATTGCCAGGACTACCAGACTGCTACTCAGATTGCAACAGGGCAATTTGCTGCTTATCCAGCTGTGCAGGTGAAGCTGGAGTGGCCAAAAGTACCTTCAACAGTCCGAACAACTGCAAAATG GTTCTACTCATTTATTCCAGGAGCTGCATATGTGCTTGGGTATTCCCAAAGGCAACAGCATAGTCCCTCTCACCAGGCAACCTTGGTTATGGCTCTGACATCTCCGAGAACCTGCGATATGGTCCTGAAGCTACCTGAG CTCACAATTTACGACAGAGCCATCAGGCTTCCCCTGCCATTCCCTTCAAGTCCAGGTACACCGATTTCAACACTACCATCCCCTGACCGGAATGTCTTTTCCCAAGCAACACTTTCAGTCATTGAAAACCTTAAAG ctcgTTGTTCAGTTTTCCAAAATACGGTCACAACCTTCAATGGAGTTGAATTTAACTATTCAATGCCTACAAATTGCTACCATGTCTTGGTGCAGGACTGTAGTCCAGAACTGAAATTCCTGGTGATGATGAAAAGACCTGACGAGTCTGCTGACCTTACAGCAATAAATGTCAAACTCGCCAGCCA TGAGGTTGACATGTATGTTTCCAATGGACTCATCCAGTTGAAGATTAATGGTGTTCAAGCCCCAACAGATGTTCCATACACATCTAATTCTG ATGCAAGCATGCTGatcagcagggaaaaggaagggttGTCACTAAAAGCTCCGGATTATGGCATAGATAAACTATATTATGATGGACATAGActtgag ATTCAGGTTGCTTTCTGGATGGCTGGAAAAACATGTGGTATTTGCGGAAAATACGATGCTGAGAAGGAAAGGGAATATCAAATGCCCAGTGGATATTTAGCTAAAGATGCAGTGAGTTTTGGTCAGTCCTGGATCATCTCCGAAGACCCCTGTGCTGGAG CTTGTAAGCTGCAGCGCAAATTTGTCAAAATTGAGAAGCCAGTTGCGTttgagaaggcagcagcaaaatgCTTCTCCGTGGAGCCAGTCCTACATTGCGTAGAAGGATGTTCAGCGACCAGGACCGTTCCCGTCTCCGTGGGCTTCCACTGCGTGCCAGCTG ACTCCGCTCTCAGCCTGGAAGGCCAGATTAGGCTAGACCAGAAATCCGAGGACGTCGTGAGCACGGTTTCTGCTCACACGGCGTGTTCCTGCCACCAGCAGccgtgcccggcgtga
- the LOC134519512 gene encoding vitellogenin-2-like isoform X1: MRGLILALVLALVGGQKQDLEPVFHTGKTYLYGYESFILHGLPGRGLAMAGVRLTCKLEISRVSHSDHLLQIRSPKLEEFNGFWPTDPFTPSPRLTDTIAACFSQAFRFEYTEGRVGSIFAPEDCPILCTNLVRGILNMMQMTIKKSQNVYELQEAGIEGICQTRYVIQDDSKNNRATISKSKDLMDCQEKAVKNMGMAYIRPCPTCPLKARNIKGTVTFTYKMKYDDSGALMTSATSKQVYQISPFNEPNGAAVTEARQELSLVDIKRTSISAPKTQLQNQGSLRYHFAGELVQMPIPLIRIKNPDLQLTETLRQLVQNNQEGATKEASAKFLQMVQLFRIVTLGQIESLWVQFAHELPYRHWFLSAICAAGATDTFRFLKQKIHDEKLNIWEAAATLPLAFHFVTPNKQTLEVASTFLTCPQIQKASMHRIIVYLGYGSMVNKYCAQISLCPNELLQPLHDLATEATSKGDAKDMALALKAIGNAGEPASIKRVLKFLPTFSLAAASLPNRIHVDAVLALRKIARKDPAKVREISLQVFMDNTLAPNVRMVACVVLFETKPALPTVTAMASSLLTEPSLQVASFTYSHMKALAVGRIPQLYNLSAACNIAIKLLSPRLDRLSYRYSKVIHVGDYSSEYQAGAIWRVYLMNSPSTMFPSDIITKVRGYYANTATDIIEVALRSQGLTKLIRKQNIPFAEYDTYKTLKELGKTLLGWKELPPEDALMSAYVKVLGQEIAFTDIDKDAIQQTMTSLTGSSNWQPVVKKVVEEVQRGISGQWTLPAMVAELRHIVPTVVGVPLELSLCGAALAQAAADVDIQMSPPLPDNFRPSQLLETNMDIHADIKPKAYFHMIAMMGINTQYFQSGLEFHAELSANTTMKFDARINMKEKNLKIEMPPCHQEVELAAVRSEVFAISRNMEKVDSEKKSQLLPNGEVPSISDQPFQPSERSSRPGSWKQSNIPSVISKGYQHGSEEAHHHSVGGRSYARVFCRKFESLGCSACLSLKSQSSAFLRKTFLHKLAGELEAKIVLKPDADIDKIQLEIQAGSKAASKIMEVGSSGSKEEDETSLYKDIQAKLKKILGIENVFKVANKTRRRTKRIHREEKTAVTDLRAAHSATPFSSSSSSSTASSADGKEPGNEHKKDEIHESGKKRGSSRSSSGRRSSSSSASSKICSSSSGEDHSGDRHCRGNSEYSNQQANLPIYRFWFKPAEEQDPGRQALNSSISSSYSSASDEGISGAISQPKFLGDSKPPVLAAVLHAIHRNEQPTGLQLVLYTDTQPTRSRIQMFVSSITGSSRWKLCADASVINSHKVSGSLKWGKDCQDYQTATQIATGQFAAYPAVQVKLEWPKVPSTVRTTAKWFYSFIPGAAYVLGYSQRQQHSPSHQATLVMALTSPRTCDMVLKLPELTIYDRAIRLPLPFPSSPGTPISTLPSPDRNVFSQATLSVIENLKARCSVFQNTVTTFNGVEFNYSMPTNCYHVLVQDCSPELKFLVMMKRPDESADLTAINVKLASHEVDMYVSNGLIQLKINGVQAPTDVPYTSNSDASMLISREKEGLSLKAPDYGIDKLYYDGHRLEIQVAFWMAGKTCGICGKYDAEKEREYQMPSGYLAKDAVSFGQSWIISEDPCAGACKLQRKFVKIEKPVAFEKAAAKCFSVEPVLHCVEGCSATRTVPVSVGFHCVPADSALSLEGQIRLDQKSEDVVSTVSAHTACSCHQQPCPA, translated from the exons ATGAGGGGACTCATCCTGGCCCTGGTGCTCGCCCTCGTGG GGGGCCAGAAGCAGGACCTCG agcCTGTTTTCCATACCGGCAAGACCTACCTGTATGGCTACGAGAGCTTCATCCTGCACGGGCTGCCCGGCAGAGGCCTGGCGATGGCGGGGGTGAGGCTGACCTGCAAGCTGGAGATCAGCCGTGTGTCGCACAGCGACCACCTTCTCCAG ATTCGATCACCAAAGCTGGAGGAATTCAATGGCTTCTGGCCCACAGACCCCTTCACTCCATCCCCGAGACTCACAGACACCATTGCTGCATGCTTCAGCCAAGCCTTTAGGTTTGAATACACTGAGGGAAGGGTTGGAAGTATTTTTGCCCCTGAGGACTGTCCCATCCTGTGCACTAACCTCGTGAGAGGGATTCTGAACATGATGCAGATGACCATCAAAAAGTCACAGAATGTGTATGAACTACAggag GCTGGGATTGAAGGCATCTGCCAAACCAGATATGTTATCCAGGACGACAGCAAGAATAACCGTGCCACCATTTCCAAAAGCAAGGACCTGATGGACTGCCAGGAGAAAGCGGTGAAGAACATGGGAATGGCGTACATCCGCCCCTGCCCCACCTGCCCCCTG AAAGCCAGAAACATTAAGGGCACGGTGACGTTCACTTACAAGATGAAGTATGATGACAGCGGGGCCTTGATGACGTCTGCTACATCCAAGCAGGTGTACCAGATCTCTCCCTTCAACGAACCCAACGGGGCAGCAGTCACAGAGGCAAG ACAAGAACTGTCTTTGGTCGACATTAAAAGGACTTCCATCAGTGCACCAAAAACTCAGCTGCAAAACCAGGGGAGTCTTCGTTATCACTTCGCAGGAGAGCTAGTCCAGATGCCAATTCCTCTAATACGGATTAAAAATCCAGATTTACAG ttaaCAGAAACACTGCGGCAATTGGTTCAGAATAACCAGGAAGGAGCCACTAAAGAAGCTTCAGCCAAGTTCTTACAAATGGTCCAGCTTTTTCGTATAGTGACCCTTGGCCAAATTGAGTCTTTGTGGGTGCAATTTGCCCATGAACTTCCCTACAG gCACTGGTTCCTGAGTGCCATCTGTGCTGCTGGAGCTACTGACACATTCAGATTCCTGAAGCAAAAAATTCATGATGAGAAGCTGAACATCTGGGAAGCAGCTGCAACTCTCCCTCTCGCCTTCCATTTTGTTAcacccaacaaacaaaccctaGAAGTTGCCTCA actTTTCTGACCTGTCCCCAAATCCAGAAAGCATCAATGCATCGAATAATTGTTTACCTGGGATACGGTAGCATGGTAAATAAGTACTGTGCTCAGATTTCACTTTGTCCAAATGAACTTCTTCAG CCACTCCACGACCTCGCTACTGAAGCCACCAGCAAAGGTGATGCCAAAGACATGGCCTTGGCCCTGAAAGCCATTGGCAACGCAGGAGAGCCGGCCAGTATCAAACGCGTCCTCAAGTTTTTGCCAACATTTTCCCTGGCTGCAGCTTCATTACCAAACAGAATTCATGTTGATGCTGTGTTGGCCTTGAGGAAAATTGCCAGAAAAGACCCGGCAAAA GTAAGGGAGATCTCCCTCCAGGTCTTTATGGACAACACACTTGCTCCTAACGTCCGAATGGTGGCTTGTGTTGTCCTCTTCGAAACTAAGCCTGCTCTTCCAACTGTAACAGCTATGGCCAGCTCGCTGCTGACGGAGCCCAGCTTACAAGTAGCCAGTTTCACATATTCACACATGAAGGCTTTGGCAGTAGGCAGGATCCCACAGCTCTATAATCT ATCTGCTGCTTGCAACATTGCCATTAAACTACTGAGCCCCAGACTTGACAGGCTGAGCTATCGTTACAGCAAGGTCATTCACGTCGGCGATTACTCCT CTGAGTATCAGGCTGGTGCCATTTGGAGGGTCTATCTAATGAACAGTCCCAGCACCATGTTTCCATCCGATATAATCACAAAAGTAAGAGGATATTATGCAAATACTGCAACAGATATTATCGAG GTGGCTCTCCGGTCACAAGGCCTAACCAAGCTTATCAGGAAGCAGAATATTCCCTTTGCCGAGTATGATACATACAAGACACTGAAGGAACTCGGTAAAACG CTTCTGGGATGGAAAGAACTGCCTCCTGAAGACGCTCTGATGTCTGCTTATGTCAAAGTATTGGGCCAAGAGATCGCCTTTACTGACATTGATAAAGATGCCATTCAGCAGACCATGACG agtTTAACTGGATCATCAAACTGGCAGCCAGTGGTGAAAAAAGTGGTGGAAGAGGTCCAGCGAGGCATTTCAGGTCAATGGACCCTGCCGGCAATGGTGGCCGAGCTACGGCACATTGTCCCCACGGTGGTCGGTGTGCCGCTGGAGCTGAGTCTGTGCGGCGCCGCgctggcccaggctgcagcagacG TGGATATACAGATGTCACCACCATTACCTGACAACTTTAGACCTTCACAGTTGTTGGAAACCAACATGGATATTCATGCTGACATCAAGCCAAA GGCATATTTTCATATGATTGCAATGATGGGGATTAATACACAATACTTTCAGAGTGGTCTTGAATTTCATGCAGAGTTGAGTGCCAACACTACAATGAAATTTGATGCCAGGataaatatgaaagagaaaaatctgaagatTGAAATGCCTCCCTGCCATCAGGAGGTTGAGCTCGCAGCTGTGAG GAGTGAAGTTTTTGCTATTTCACGGAACATGGAAAAAGTAGATTCCGAAAAGAAATCCCAGCTTCTCCCCAACGGAGAAGTACCAAGTATCTCTGACCAGCCATTTCAGCCATCAGAAAGATCTTCAAGACCTGGCAGCTGGAAG cAAAGCAACATTCCTAGTGTGATATCCAAAGGATACCAGCATGGTTCAGAAGAGGCACATCACCACAGTGTAGGAGGAAGATCTTACGCCCGCGTCTTCTGTAGAAAATTTGAGAGTTTGGGATGTTCTGCTTGTCTCAGCCTAAAGTCACAAAGTTCTGCTTTCTTAAGAAAAACCTTTCTGCACAAATTAGCTGGAGAACTTGAAGCCAAAATAGTTTTGAAGCCAG ATGCTGATATTGACAAAATACAGCTGGAGATTCAGGCAGGATCCAAAGCAGCTTCCAAAATAATGGAGGTAGGAAGCTCAGGGTCCAAGGAAGAGGATGAGACATCTCTGTATAAGGACATACAAGCGAAACTGAAGAAGATTCTAGGCATTGAAAATGTATTCAAG GTCGCAAATAAAACACGGCGCCGTACGAAACGGattcacagagaagaaaagactgcAGTTACAGACCTCCGGGCAGCGCACAGTGCAACCCCCTTCTCCAGCTCATCCTCTTCTTCCACTGCTTCCTCTGCTGATGGCAAAGAGCCTGGAAATGAACATAAGAAAGACGAAATACATGAGTCTGGGAAGAAGcgcggcagcagcaggagcagcagcggcaggagaagcagcagcagctctgctagCAGTAaaatctgcagcagcagcagtggagaAGACCACTCTGGAGACAGGCACTGCAGGGGGAACAGTGAATATTCCAACCAACAG GCAAATCTACCTATTTACCGGTTTTGGTTCAAGCCAGCAGAAGAACAG GACCCAGGAAGGCAAGCCCTGAACAGCAGCATCAGCTCTTCCTATTCTTCAGCTAGTGATGAAGGCATCTCTGGAGCCATATCTCAG CCTAAATTCCTGGGAGACAGCAAGCCACCAGTACTGGCTGCAGTCCTTCATGCCATCCACAGAAACGAGCAGCCGACAGGATTACAGCTTGTACTGTACACGGACACACAACCCACGAGATCAAGGATACAGATGTTTGTTTCAAGCATCACAGGATCAAGTAGATGGAAACTCTGTGCTGATGCTTCAGTAATAAATTCCCATAAAGTATCC GGTTCTCTTAAATGGGGTAAAGATTGCCAGGACTACCAGACTGCTACTCAGATTGCAACAGGGCAATTTGCTGCTTATCCAGCTGTGCAGGTGAAGCTGGAGTGGCCAAAAGTACCTTCAACAGTCCGAACAACTGCAAAATG GTTCTACTCATTTATTCCAGGAGCTGCATATGTGCTTGGGTATTCCCAAAGGCAACAGCATAGTCCCTCTCACCAGGCAACCTTGGTTATGGCTCTGACATCTCCGAGAACCTGCGATATGGTCCTGAAGCTACCTGAG CTCACAATTTACGACAGAGCCATCAGGCTTCCCCTGCCATTCCCTTCAAGTCCAGGTACACCGATTTCAACACTACCATCCCCTGACCGGAATGTCTTTTCCCAAGCAACACTTTCAGTCATTGAAAACCTTAAAG ctcgTTGTTCAGTTTTCCAAAATACGGTCACAACCTTCAATGGAGTTGAATTTAACTATTCAATGCCTACAAATTGCTACCATGTCTTGGTGCAGGACTGTAGTCCAGAACTGAAATTCCTGGTGATGATGAAAAGACCTGACGAGTCTGCTGACCTTACAGCAATAAATGTCAAACTCGCCAGCCA TGAGGTTGACATGTATGTTTCCAATGGACTCATCCAGTTGAAGATTAATGGTGTTCAAGCCCCAACAGATGTTCCATACACATCTAATTCTG ATGCAAGCATGCTGatcagcagggaaaaggaagggttGTCACTAAAAGCTCCGGATTATGGCATAGATAAACTATATTATGATGGACATAGActtgag ATTCAGGTTGCTTTCTGGATGGCTGGAAAAACATGTGGTATTTGCGGAAAATACGATGCTGAGAAGGAAAGGGAATATCAAATGCCCAGTGGATATTTAGCTAAAGATGCAGTGAGTTTTGGTCAGTCCTGGATCATCTCCGAAGACCCCTGTGCTGGAG CTTGTAAGCTGCAGCGCAAATTTGTCAAAATTGAGAAGCCAGTTGCGTttgagaaggcagcagcaaaatgCTTCTCCGTGGAGCCAGTCCTACATTGCGTAGAAGGATGTTCAGCGACCAGGACCGTTCCCGTCTCCGTGGGCTTCCACTGCGTGCCAGCTG ACTCCGCTCTCAGCCTGGAAGGCCAGATTAGGCTAGACCAGAAATCCGAGGACGTCGTGAGCACGGTTTCTGCTCACACGGCGTGTTCCTGCCACCAGCAGccgtgcccggcgtga